One region of Candidatus Methylomirabilota bacterium genomic DNA includes:
- a CDS encoding universal stress protein, with translation MYKRVLVPVDGSPLSEGILPFILQIAAPLALEVVLVYVITPIAPQAIEGTKHFTVYDVEARLNEGREYLARVAAKVQGVRVTPEVRRGEPVAEIVAAARDTKADIIAMTTHGRSGFSRLLFGSVAEAVLRQAEIPVLMMRPSKQGVS, from the coding sequence ATGTACAAGCGCGTTCTCGTTCCGGTGGACGGCTCACCCCTGTCTGAGGGAATCCTGCCCTTCATTCTCCAGATCGCGGCCCCGCTCGCGCTGGAGGTGGTGCTGGTGTACGTGATAACACCGATTGCGCCGCAGGCCATCGAGGGGACGAAGCACTTCACGGTCTACGACGTTGAGGCGCGGCTGAACGAGGGGCGGGAGTATCTAGCCCGAGTCGCTGCCAAGGTGCAAGGGGTGCGAGTCACACCGGAAGTCCGGCGTGGAGAGCCGGTGGCGGAGATCGTGGCCGCGGCACGTGATACCAAGGCGGACATCATCGCCATGACGACCCATGGGCGGAGCGGCTTCAGCCGCCTCCTCTTCGGCTCGGTCGCGGAGGCGGTGCTGCGGCAGGCTGAGATCCCCGTGCTTATGATGCGGCCCAGCAAGCAGGGTGTGTCGTAG